A part of Periophthalmus magnuspinnatus isolate fPerMag1 chromosome 14, fPerMag1.2.pri, whole genome shotgun sequence genomic DNA contains:
- the rab34b gene encoding ras-related protein Rab-34 isoform X2 yields MLPPVKKNRVITQLPKCFSRSAALHTKDSFHPQVRAVCQVQKPGSISFNIAKVIVVGDVAVGKTCLISRFCKGEFDKNYKATIGVDFEMERFEVLGVPFSLQLWDTAGQERFKCIASTYYRGAQAIIVVFDLSSTTSLAHARQWLEDSMRENDPSSVLLFLVGTKKDLSSPDQLEKIEREAIRLSEEIKAEYWAVSAKSGDGVRDLFFRVASLTFEANVLSELEKNGSKPYGDIINNIDNSDNPKRKSNCC; encoded by the exons atgttacctccAGTGAAGAAGAACCGTGTCATCACACAGCTCCCAAAG tGTTTCAGTCGTTCTGCGGCACTGCACACCAAAGACAGTTTCCATCCtcaggtcagagctgtgtgtcaggtgcagaAACCTGGCTCTATCAG ttttaacaTTGCCAAGGTCATAGTTGTGGGAGATGTAGCAGTCGGTAAAACATGCTTGATCAGCAG GTTTTGTAAAGGTGAGTTTGATAAAAACTACAAAGCGACCATTGGAGTGGATTTTGAGATGGAGAGATTTGAGGTGCTGGGAGTCCCCTTCAGTTTACAGCT ATGGGACACAGCCGGGCAAGAGAGATTCAAGTGCATTGCTTCAACGTATTACAGAGGAGCGCAAG CCATTATAGTGGTTTTTGACTTGAGCAGCACTACCTCTTTAGCACATGCCAG GCAGTGGCTGGAGGACTCCATGAGGGAAAATGACCCGTCTAGTGTTTTACTGTTCCTTGTTGGCACCAAGAAGGACCTCAGC TCTCCGGATCAGCTGGAAAAGATTGAGAGAGAAGCCATCAGACTCTCAGAGGAAATCAAGGCGGAGTACTGGGCCGTGTCTGCCAAGTCTG GAGACGGAGTGAGGGATTTGTTCTTCAGAGTGGCTTCTTTGACATTTGAGGCCAATGTTTTGTCCGAACTCGAGAAAAATGGGTCAAAGCCCTATGGAGATATTATCA ACAACATAGACAACTCAGACAACCCCAAGAGGAAATCAAATTGTTGCTGA
- the rab34b gene encoding ras-related protein Rab-34 isoform X1 yields the protein MLPPVKKNRVITQLPKCFSRSAALHTKDSFHPQVRAVCQVQKPGSISFNIAKVIVVGDVAVGKTCLISRFCKGEFDKNYKATIGVDFEMERFEVLGVPFSLQLWDTAGQERFKCIASTYYRGAQAIIVVFDLSSTTSLAHARQWLEDSMRENDPSSVLLFLVGTKKDLSSPDQLEKIEREAIRLSEEIKAEYWAVSAKSGDGVRDLFFRVASLTFEANVLSELEKNGSKPYGDIIRITDNIDNSDNPKRKSNCC from the exons atgttacctccAGTGAAGAAGAACCGTGTCATCACACAGCTCCCAAAG tGTTTCAGTCGTTCTGCGGCACTGCACACCAAAGACAGTTTCCATCCtcaggtcagagctgtgtgtcaggtgcagaAACCTGGCTCTATCAG ttttaacaTTGCCAAGGTCATAGTTGTGGGAGATGTAGCAGTCGGTAAAACATGCTTGATCAGCAG GTTTTGTAAAGGTGAGTTTGATAAAAACTACAAAGCGACCATTGGAGTGGATTTTGAGATGGAGAGATTTGAGGTGCTGGGAGTCCCCTTCAGTTTACAGCT ATGGGACACAGCCGGGCAAGAGAGATTCAAGTGCATTGCTTCAACGTATTACAGAGGAGCGCAAG CCATTATAGTGGTTTTTGACTTGAGCAGCACTACCTCTTTAGCACATGCCAG GCAGTGGCTGGAGGACTCCATGAGGGAAAATGACCCGTCTAGTGTTTTACTGTTCCTTGTTGGCACCAAGAAGGACCTCAGC TCTCCGGATCAGCTGGAAAAGATTGAGAGAGAAGCCATCAGACTCTCAGAGGAAATCAAGGCGGAGTACTGGGCCGTGTCTGCCAAGTCTG GAGACGGAGTGAGGGATTTGTTCTTCAGAGTGGCTTCTTTGACATTTGAGGCCAATGTTTTGTCCGAACTCGAGAAAAATGGGTCAAAGCCCTATGGAGATATTATCA GAATCACAGACAACATAGACAACTCAGACAACCCCAAGAGGAAATCAAATTGTTGCTGA